A portion of the Bacillus sp. es.034 genome contains these proteins:
- a CDS encoding glycosyltransferase has protein sequence MTASEVINLILGVLGVIVGIIVFWSLPVPRFTSKNTAGVPFVSIIIPARNEEGRITPLLKSLQEQRFKGFEILLVDDDSSDGTVAVAERYGVTVLHNNGAGKSSACWRGAKEAKGSWLLFLDADTRFMSVDGLRNLLHYYQGKGARGILALQPYHTVERVYEHLSMVFNIIVVVGMNLFTVWGSRFKAAGSFGPCILCNRDDYFLSGGHEKIEGAIMDDLALGEAFLDQHLPVRCLGGRGIISFRMYPEGSGSLIEGWCKSFAVGSKSTHPVVMLMVILWITGSLTTASSLISSIIEGRTAAMIVSGVLYILYAVQTAWFARRVGDFRWGYFPFYPLFFLFFAGIFLYSFVRVNVFHSVRWKGRNIKV, from the coding sequence ATGACAGCTTCAGAAGTGATCAATCTCATCCTGGGAGTCTTGGGGGTTATCGTTGGCATCATTGTGTTTTGGTCCTTGCCGGTCCCAAGATTCACCTCCAAAAATACAGCGGGGGTGCCGTTTGTTTCCATCATTATCCCTGCCAGGAATGAAGAAGGCAGGATCACTCCGCTATTGAAGTCGTTACAAGAGCAGCGATTCAAGGGATTTGAAATCCTGTTAGTGGATGACGATTCCTCGGATGGTACCGTGGCTGTCGCAGAAAGGTACGGTGTCACGGTCCTGCATAATAATGGGGCAGGAAAATCATCTGCCTGCTGGCGCGGGGCCAAGGAGGCCAAAGGGAGCTGGCTGCTGTTCCTGGATGCCGATACCCGATTCATGAGTGTCGATGGATTACGTAATCTTCTACATTACTACCAGGGAAAAGGAGCCAGGGGGATCCTCGCACTGCAGCCCTATCATACCGTGGAGCGTGTGTATGAGCACCTCTCGATGGTCTTTAACATCATCGTCGTAGTAGGCATGAATCTCTTTACCGTCTGGGGATCCCGGTTCAAGGCAGCCGGCTCGTTCGGACCATGTATTCTATGTAATCGAGACGATTACTTTTTATCCGGAGGGCATGAAAAAATCGAGGGGGCCATCATGGATGATCTGGCACTGGGAGAGGCATTTCTTGATCAGCATCTTCCCGTTCGCTGCCTTGGCGGGAGAGGGATCATTTCGTTTCGCATGTATCCGGAAGGCTCGGGGAGTCTTATCGAAGGCTGGTGCAAGAGCTTTGCCGTTGGGTCCAAGTCCACTCATCCCGTCGTCATGTTGATGGTCATCCTCTGGATTACAGGGAGTTTAACCACGGCGTCTTCATTGATTTCTTCGATTATCGAGGGAAGAACCGCCGCTATGATCGTCAGTGGGGTATTGTATATCCTCTATGCGGTTCAAACAGCATGGTTTGCCCGCCGGGTCGGGGATTTTAGATGGGGGTATTTCCCTTTTTATCCGCTGTTTTTTTTGTTCTTTGCAGGGATTTTCCTTTATTCGTTTGTTCGGGTGAATGTTTTTCATTCTGTGAGGTGGAAGGGGCGGAACATCAAGGTGTGA
- the crtI gene encoding phytoene desaturase family protein, translated as MSKKVIVVGAGVAGLASAIRLQHAGYEVELFEKEPTPGGKMNQIKMDGYTFDLGPSIVMMPELYRELFELCGRDPDDYIPMEKLDPIYRAYFTDIPDQPFDISTDLIQMTKTIESLSEEDTEGFFQYLHEIYKRFVIAKHHILQRPFRKRSDFYNFPLLKKVLQMKPYDTADTFMGRFIKNERLKQLISFQTLYIGISPLKSPSFYTMIPMIQFLYGVWFIKGGMYTMALAMERLFKELGGTVHYGKAVEEISIHNRKADGIIVDGKKIPADYVVCNADFPYAMKHLVKDKASKGKFTDKKIDSMNYSCSCFLMYLGMDRKYEDVDHVHTFIFNEKLNQNLEDIFDGKKLTNASFYVYIASKKDPSLAPEGKDGLYILMPVSNIETADYTWDEETISYYRSYILNELKKIQGFENIEDEIVTETYTTPLDFESKFNAYRGATFGLQPTLDQSNHKRPQSKASHCENLYFTGSSTHPGAGVPIVLLSARITAQELIQDDTGQLYDYSANIQAERGVSH; from the coding sequence ATGAGTAAGAAGGTGATTGTCGTTGGGGCAGGTGTTGCGGGACTTGCCAGTGCCATCAGACTTCAGCACGCGGGGTATGAGGTGGAGTTGTTCGAAAAAGAACCCACCCCCGGGGGCAAAATGAATCAAATTAAAATGGACGGCTACACTTTTGACCTGGGGCCAAGCATCGTCATGATGCCGGAACTGTATCGGGAACTGTTCGAATTATGCGGACGTGATCCGGATGACTATATTCCAATGGAAAAATTGGATCCGATTTACCGTGCCTATTTCACGGATATTCCCGACCAGCCTTTTGATATCTCGACAGACCTTATCCAAATGACGAAGACCATCGAATCTCTCAGCGAAGAGGATACGGAAGGTTTTTTTCAATATCTGCATGAAATTTACAAACGGTTTGTCATTGCGAAGCATCATATTCTTCAAAGACCTTTCCGCAAACGATCTGATTTCTATAATTTCCCCCTCTTGAAGAAAGTGTTGCAAATGAAGCCATACGACACGGCCGACACGTTTATGGGGAGATTCATCAAGAATGAGCGGCTGAAGCAGTTAATCAGCTTTCAAACACTGTACATCGGCATTTCCCCTCTTAAAAGTCCATCTTTCTATACGATGATCCCGATGATTCAATTTTTATATGGCGTATGGTTCATCAAAGGCGGTATGTATACGATGGCCTTGGCCATGGAGAGGCTCTTCAAGGAACTTGGAGGAACCGTTCACTATGGCAAGGCTGTAGAGGAAATCTCTATTCATAACCGCAAGGCGGACGGGATTATCGTGGACGGGAAGAAAATCCCTGCTGACTACGTGGTCTGTAATGCCGACTTCCCTTATGCCATGAAACACCTGGTGAAGGACAAGGCTTCTAAAGGCAAATTCACGGATAAGAAGATCGACAGCATGAACTATTCCTGTTCCTGTTTTCTGATGTATCTCGGGATGGACCGGAAATATGAAGACGTCGATCACGTACATACGTTCATTTTTAACGAAAAGCTCAATCAGAACCTGGAGGATATTTTTGACGGAAAAAAATTAACGAATGCCTCCTTTTATGTGTACATCGCTTCAAAGAAGGATCCATCCCTTGCACCTGAGGGGAAGGATGGTCTGTACATTCTGATGCCTGTTTCAAATATAGAGACAGCCGATTATACATGGGACGAGGAAACCATTTCGTATTATCGAAGCTATATTTTAAATGAATTAAAGAAGATCCAAGGCTTCGAGAATATAGAGGATGAGATTGTCACCGAAACGTATACGACTCCACTGGATTTCGAATCGAAATTCAATGCCTATCGCGGGGCCACATTCGGCTTGCAGCCAACACTGGATCAAAGCAATCACAAACGTCCCCAAAGCAAGGCGAGCCATTGCGAGAATCTGTATTTTACCGGAAGCAGTACACATCCCGGTGCCGGTGTCCCGATCGTGTTGTTATCAGCGAGGATCACTGCCCAGGAGCTGATCCAGGATGATACAGGCCAACTGTACGACTATTCAGCTAACATACAGGCTGAACGGGGAGTGTCACATTAA
- a CDS encoding glycosyl-4,4'-diaponeurosporenoate acyltransferase, producing MIVSLPVHWIIITDILAWTFFHLAISAVCLKLPLAWFMKDHFWFRTFSFEQSGMLWQRLFRVKAWKGLILDGTIFLKKGYSKKGLHGTKAKDLFVFAAETKRAELTHLLSILPAPLFFIWNPVWAGWVMILYAMVFNLPIILVQRYNRGRISAITSGLGKERLL from the coding sequence ATGATCGTATCACTGCCTGTCCATTGGATCATTATCACCGATATACTTGCCTGGACGTTCTTTCATCTCGCCATTTCGGCCGTCTGCTTGAAACTGCCTTTGGCATGGTTTATGAAAGACCATTTCTGGTTTCGGACGTTCTCGTTTGAACAGTCCGGAATGTTGTGGCAGCGTTTATTCCGGGTGAAGGCGTGGAAGGGACTTATTCTCGATGGCACGATTTTTCTCAAAAAGGGATACAGCAAAAAAGGGTTGCATGGGACGAAGGCGAAGGACTTGTTCGTCTTTGCGGCAGAAACGAAACGCGCGGAACTCACCCACTTGCTCTCCATTCTCCCTGCACCGCTGTTCTTCATATGGAATCCAGTATGGGCAGGATGGGTGATGATCCTGTATGCCATGGTGTTCAACCTTCCGATTATCCTGGTTCAGCGCTACAATCGGGGGCGTATATCGGCCATCACGTCAGGACTTGGCAAGGAAAGACTATTGTAA
- the crtI gene encoding phytoene desaturase family protein, translating into MKNKTVLIIGGGLGGVSAAISLAQAGYDVSLYEKNDHIGGKLNRLDQDGFGFDLGPSILTMPHIFEKLFAASGKSMKDYVPIEKLDHQWRSFFPDGNVIDLYEDVNDMREKNGSLSEKDIREYQKLLDYSKTLYDMTDKTLFKHGVDSTRGMMKHTGLFSALKNFDLLSTVHRSLDKRISNEQFRDMLSYFIKYVGSSPYDAPAVMNMMIYMQHDQGVWYVPGGLHKLADGLVKLAEEVGVTFHLGKPIVKLEKKDGEITGAVLADGTRLTADYFVSNMEVIPVYERLLEEDSHYIKKLKKKFEPASSGLVMHLGVKKSYPQLRHHNFFFAENMKAQMESIFHRRELPEDPVIYLVNVNKTDPTQAPEGHENIKVLPHIPFIRDENPYTQADYEQFAERVLIKLEKMGLDGLRDNIVTRDMWTPEDIRRTYGSDRGAIYGTVSDKKKNKGFKHPKQSERYNNLYFVGGTVNPGGGMPMVTLSGQLVGEQIVERDSSLA; encoded by the coding sequence TTGAAAAATAAAACGGTACTTATCATTGGAGGCGGGCTCGGCGGGGTGTCGGCTGCCATTTCACTGGCGCAGGCTGGGTACGATGTATCCTTATATGAAAAAAACGATCACATTGGAGGAAAGTTGAACCGGCTGGATCAGGATGGCTTTGGATTTGATCTTGGTCCGTCCATTTTGACGATGCCCCATATTTTCGAGAAATTGTTTGCGGCCAGCGGAAAATCCATGAAGGATTATGTCCCGATTGAGAAGCTGGATCATCAATGGCGTTCCTTTTTTCCCGATGGAAATGTCATAGACTTATATGAAGATGTGAACGACATGCGAGAGAAGAACGGTTCTCTCAGTGAAAAGGACATTCGTGAATATCAGAAGCTGCTGGATTATTCGAAAACCCTCTATGATATGACGGATAAAACGTTATTTAAGCACGGTGTTGATTCCACGAGAGGGATGATGAAGCATACGGGGCTGTTCTCGGCCTTGAAGAACTTTGACCTGTTATCGACCGTACATAGATCCCTCGATAAGCGGATCAGCAACGAGCAGTTCCGGGATATGCTCTCCTATTTTATTAAATACGTAGGTTCATCCCCTTACGATGCGCCGGCCGTGATGAATATGATGATCTATATGCAGCATGACCAGGGCGTATGGTATGTTCCCGGCGGTTTGCACAAGCTCGCCGACGGCCTCGTGAAGCTGGCGGAAGAAGTCGGGGTGACCTTCCACCTTGGAAAGCCGATCGTCAAACTTGAAAAGAAGGACGGCGAAATTACCGGAGCCGTTTTGGCAGACGGAACACGCCTCACAGCAGATTACTTTGTTTCCAATATGGAGGTGATACCGGTTTACGAGCGATTGCTGGAGGAAGACAGCCATTATATTAAAAAATTAAAAAAGAAATTCGAACCGGCGAGTTCCGGTCTCGTCATGCATCTCGGCGTGAAGAAGAGCTATCCGCAGCTGCGTCATCATAATTTCTTTTTCGCCGAAAATATGAAGGCGCAGATGGAATCGATCTTCCATCGCCGTGAATTGCCAGAGGATCCCGTCATTTATCTCGTTAACGTGAATAAAACCGATCCGACACAGGCACCTGAAGGGCATGAAAATATCAAAGTGCTGCCTCATATTCCTTTTATCAGGGATGAAAATCCGTATACTCAAGCGGATTATGAACAATTCGCTGAGCGTGTCCTGATTAAATTGGAGAAAATGGGCCTCGATGGTTTGCGTGACAACATTGTCACTCGTGATATGTGGACACCGGAAGATATCAGGCGCACGTATGGCTCCGACCGCGGGGCGATTTATGGGACCGTGTCAGACAAAAAAAAGAATAAAGGATTCAAGCATCCGAAGCAGAGTGAACGCTACAACAACCTCTATTTTGTCGGGGGGACGGTGAACCCAGGCGGTGGAATGCCGATGGTTACCTTAAGCGGCCAGCTTGTAGGCGAACAAATTGTGGAGAGGGATTCATCCCTTGCCTGA
- a CDS encoding carbohydrate kinase, with protein MNEPSILCIGELLIDFFCTDINTDLAQGQHFSKQAGGAPANVCATITTLGGRARFLSKVGNDPFGHFLKKTMKDLIIDDSSILLDEDHPTTLAFVSLKEDGERDFVFNRGADAHLNKEELHESNWRESSIIHFGSATALLDDPFKSAYVSFIQTVKEAGKFVSFDPNFRSDLWKGREGDFIGVTEQCISQADFVKVSEEECRIISGSVHLSDGVERFHRLGANTVAVTLGKAGTLVSNRKESCIVPSIPVHSIDSTGAGDAFVGAALHQFNLHQDPKAFLEDFEELKNVISTSNRVGATVCTKIGAISAIRELEGRTSN; from the coding sequence ATGAACGAACCATCGATCCTTTGCATCGGTGAACTGCTCATCGATTTTTTCTGTACCGATATCAATACAGACCTGGCTCAAGGACAACATTTTTCCAAGCAAGCAGGAGGGGCTCCTGCCAATGTATGTGCCACCATCACCACACTTGGGGGGCGAGCCAGGTTCCTAAGTAAGGTAGGAAATGACCCGTTCGGCCATTTCTTGAAAAAGACCATGAAAGATCTTATCATTGATGATTCTTCCATTCTTCTAGATGAGGATCATCCTACGACTCTGGCATTTGTATCATTGAAAGAAGATGGGGAAAGAGATTTCGTGTTTAATCGAGGGGCGGATGCCCATTTGAACAAGGAAGAGCTCCATGAAAGCAACTGGAGGGAATCTTCCATCATTCACTTCGGATCGGCTACCGCCTTATTGGATGATCCCTTTAAATCCGCGTACGTATCTTTTATCCAAACGGTCAAAGAAGCAGGGAAGTTCGTCTCCTTCGATCCGAACTTTCGAAGCGACTTATGGAAAGGGAGAGAAGGGGACTTCATTGGGGTCACGGAGCAGTGCATCAGTCAAGCAGACTTCGTCAAAGTAAGCGAAGAGGAATGTAGGATCATTTCTGGATCCGTCCATCTATCAGATGGAGTCGAACGTTTTCATAGACTCGGAGCCAATACGGTAGCCGTCACCCTTGGGAAGGCTGGAACACTCGTTTCAAATAGAAAAGAATCGTGTATCGTCCCAAGCATCCCCGTTCATTCCATTGATTCAACGGGAGCAGGAGACGCATTCGTTGGGGCGGCACTGCATCAATTCAATCTCCATCAGGATCCAAAAGCCTTCCTGGAGGATTTCGAAGAATTAAAGAACGTCATTTCAACCAGCAATCGCGTAGGGGCTACTGTATGTACAAAAATAGGAGCGATCAGCGCAATAAGAGAATTAGAGGGACGGACCTCTAATTGA
- a CDS encoding glycoside hydrolase family 32 protein has protein sequence MTNHYQEKMSLYSETYRPQFHFSPKEKWLNDPNGMVYFKGEYHLFFQYHPHGTTWGPMHWGHAVSRDLIHWEELSIALYPDEHGAIFSGSCVVDWKNTSGFFEEENGGLVAIYTHADTYPDSDRPRQRQSLAYSHDNGRTWETYEGNPVLSDEDITDYRDPKVFWHDGSERWVMVLATGQTITIYTSPNLIDWEFASEFGQDEGAHFGVWECPDLFPLMVDGNHHHVKWVMLVSIGDNPDFKEGSRTQYFVGDFDGKTFINHHGADTILWLDHGRDNYAGVSWSDIPEKDGRRIYLGWMNNWRYANQVPTETWRGAMTLPRELTLISTADGVQLLQKPVSEINGIRKESKVTKAIEVTEEASLMDVNHELVEVNLAVTLKGAEEFSLTIHHSSDEITSIRYNRITNMLSVDRTQSGEHAFSDSFPGISECPVALIDDTLSLQLFLDASSLEVFAQGGRGVLTNLIFPQGTNHTLSLTANGGSAKVEELLVTELSTIWGKEV, from the coding sequence ATGACGAATCATTATCAAGAAAAAATGAGCCTTTATTCAGAAACCTATCGTCCACAATTTCATTTTTCGCCGAAGGAAAAGTGGCTGAATGATCCGAATGGGATGGTCTATTTCAAAGGGGAATATCATCTCTTCTTTCAATATCATCCTCATGGAACCACGTGGGGACCGATGCACTGGGGGCACGCGGTGAGTCGTGATTTGATCCATTGGGAGGAGCTGTCGATCGCTCTATATCCAGATGAGCATGGGGCTATTTTCTCTGGAAGCTGCGTCGTGGATTGGAAGAATACATCCGGTTTCTTTGAAGAAGAGAATGGCGGGCTGGTCGCCATTTATACACATGCGGACACCTATCCGGATTCCGATCGTCCAAGGCAGAGGCAGAGCCTTGCGTACAGCCACGATAACGGCAGGACGTGGGAGACATACGAGGGAAATCCTGTCCTGTCAGATGAAGACATTACCGATTACCGGGACCCCAAAGTATTTTGGCATGACGGATCTGAACGTTGGGTCATGGTGCTTGCGACTGGTCAAACGATTACCATTTATACGTCACCTAATTTGATCGACTGGGAATTCGCCAGTGAATTCGGCCAGGACGAAGGAGCCCATTTCGGAGTATGGGAATGCCCGGATCTGTTTCCACTTATGGTCGACGGAAATCACCATCATGTGAAATGGGTGATGCTGGTGAGCATTGGTGACAATCCCGATTTCAAGGAAGGGTCAAGGACGCAGTACTTTGTTGGGGACTTTGACGGCAAGACGTTCATCAACCATCATGGTGCGGACACCATTCTCTGGCTGGATCACGGAAGGGACAATTATGCGGGAGTGAGCTGGTCCGATATTCCTGAAAAGGACGGGAGACGGATTTACCTTGGATGGATGAACAACTGGAGATATGCAAACCAGGTTCCAACTGAAACGTGGAGAGGAGCCATGACGCTGCCTCGAGAATTGACCTTGATTTCTACTGCAGATGGTGTTCAGCTTTTACAAAAACCTGTATCCGAAATCAACGGAATCAGAAAAGAATCAAAGGTCACTAAAGCAATAGAGGTAACGGAAGAAGCATCCTTAATGGATGTGAATCATGAATTAGTGGAAGTGAATCTGGCTGTGACGTTGAAAGGGGCAGAGGAGTTCAGTCTGACGATCCACCATTCATCCGATGAAATAACGAGTATTCGGTACAATCGAATCACTAATATGTTATCAGTCGATCGGACTCAGTCAGGAGAACACGCGTTTTCGGATTCATTCCCGGGAATTTCCGAATGTCCTGTGGCATTAATAGATGATACACTCAGCCTTCAGTTATTTCTGGACGCATCTTCCTTAGAGGTATTTGCACAGGGAGGACGGGGAGTATTAACCAACCTGATCTTCCCACAGGGAACGAACCACACCCTTTCCCTCACTGCCAATGGAGGGAGTGCCAAGGTTGAAGAACTCTTGGTTACCGAGCTTTCAACTATCTGGGGAAAGGAAGTTTGA
- a CDS encoding ABC transporter substrate-binding protein encodes MGKKTKTMSAILMSGMLLAAGCSNNSESASSENYELENVKFPLEEQVTLKMMTSSSPLAPDDPNEKLIFKRLQEETGVKIDWTNYTAGETFNEKRNLAVASGELPDAIMNAGYSDYELLKLAKDGAIVPVEDLIDEHMPNLKKVLDAAPEYRSMMTAPDGHIYSFPWIEELGSGKESIHSVDDFPWINVEWLNKLGLEMPKTTDELKKVLKAFKTQDPNGNGEADEIPMSFIINHGGEDVSFLFGSFGLGENWDHTVVTNDGEVKLTAADEGYKDAINYLNELYKEDLIDVEAFEQDWNTYLSKGKEGRYGMYFTWDKANITGMNDQYDLMSALEGPDGTKNVARTNGMGFDRNKMVITSANENLELTAKWIDQFYNPLQSVQNNWGTYGDDKQQNIFEMDSASHSLKHLPLEGTAPVELREKTSVGGPLAILDEYYGTVTTKPDDAAWRLGLMKEVMVPDMKADNIYPKVFFSLEELDKLSKIETDLLAYVQRKKAEWITNGKADEEWADYLKELDRLGLQEWLKIKQDGYDRNQS; translated from the coding sequence ATGGGGAAAAAAACGAAGACAATGTCGGCGATTTTAATGTCAGGCATGCTGCTAGCAGCAGGATGCAGCAACAACAGTGAAAGTGCTTCTTCTGAGAATTATGAACTGGAAAATGTGAAGTTTCCGTTAGAGGAGCAAGTGACTCTTAAGATGATGACATCCAGCTCACCTCTTGCTCCGGATGATCCAAATGAAAAGCTGATCTTCAAAAGGCTCCAGGAAGAAACGGGAGTGAAAATCGACTGGACTAATTATACAGCGGGAGAAACCTTCAATGAAAAACGGAATCTGGCTGTCGCGAGCGGCGAGCTTCCAGACGCGATCATGAATGCAGGATACAGTGATTATGAGCTATTGAAGCTTGCGAAGGATGGCGCGATCGTTCCCGTTGAGGATCTGATTGATGAGCATATGCCGAACCTGAAAAAGGTCTTGGACGCTGCGCCTGAATATCGATCGATGATGACGGCACCGGATGGACATATTTATTCCTTCCCTTGGATTGAGGAGCTGGGTTCAGGAAAAGAAAGTATCCACTCCGTCGATGACTTCCCATGGATCAATGTCGAATGGCTGAATAAACTGGGGCTTGAAATGCCGAAAACAACCGATGAACTTAAAAAAGTCCTGAAAGCATTCAAGACGCAGGATCCAAATGGAAATGGAGAGGCAGATGAAATCCCGATGTCCTTCATCATCAACCATGGAGGTGAAGATGTGTCCTTCTTGTTCGGTTCATTCGGACTCGGTGAGAACTGGGATCACACGGTCGTCACCAACGACGGTGAAGTGAAGCTGACGGCAGCCGATGAAGGATATAAGGATGCCATCAATTATTTGAATGAATTATATAAAGAAGATTTGATTGACGTAGAAGCGTTTGAACAGGATTGGAATACCTACCTGTCGAAAGGGAAAGAAGGACGTTACGGCATGTACTTCACATGGGATAAAGCCAATATCACGGGTATGAACGATCAATACGACCTCATGTCGGCCCTTGAAGGACCTGATGGAACGAAGAATGTGGCAAGAACGAACGGAATGGGATTTGACCGGAACAAAATGGTCATTACGAGTGCGAACGAGAACCTTGAACTGACGGCGAAATGGATCGATCAATTCTATAACCCGCTACAATCGGTTCAGAATAACTGGGGAACATATGGGGATGACAAACAGCAGAACATCTTCGAAATGGATAGTGCCAGTCATTCATTAAAACACCTTCCATTAGAAGGAACGGCTCCTGTTGAGCTCAGGGAAAAGACATCCGTCGGGGGCCCACTGGCAATCCTGGACGAATACTATGGAACCGTGACGACAAAACCGGATGATGCTGCCTGGAGACTCGGACTCATGAAGGAAGTCATGGTACCGGATATGAAGGCGGATAACATCTATCCAAAAGTATTCTTCTCCCTTGAGGAATTAGATAAGCTTTCGAAGATCGAGACCGACTTGCTTGCTTATGTGCAGCGTAAGAAGGCGGAATGGATCACCAACGGGAAAGCCGATGAAGAATGGGCGGATTACTTGAAAGAACTCGACCGCCTCGGGTTACAGGAGTGGTTGAAAATAAAGCAGGATGGATATGACCGTAACCAATCATAA
- a CDS encoding carbohydrate ABC transporter permease, which yields MYQYTRSDKLILFINKILLGGIVIIVLFPLIYVLLSSVLEPNVLVKKGFLISGSDWTLEGYKRIFEDGTIVKGFINSILYSAGFTLITVSVCIFAGYSLSAEGLVGRKFIMVFFLITMFFNGGLIPTYMVVKDLGMLNTIWAIILPNAINVWFIILARTYFKSIPNELKEAARIDGASEFKIFLNIVFPLSKPIIFVIALYAFIAQWNSYFDAMIYLEDRDLYPLQLVLRSILIQNEVQPGMIADQQAAAELQRISEMIKYSSIVLASLPLIIMYPFFQKYFEKGVMVGSLK from the coding sequence ATGTACCAATACACCAGGAGTGATAAACTCATTCTTTTCATTAACAAAATCCTGCTTGGGGGAATCGTGATCATCGTTCTGTTCCCTTTGATATACGTTCTACTATCCTCGGTTCTTGAACCGAATGTTCTGGTGAAAAAAGGATTCCTCATCAGCGGATCGGATTGGACGCTCGAGGGATATAAACGGATCTTCGAGGACGGGACCATCGTCAAAGGATTCATCAACTCGATTCTCTATTCTGCCGGGTTCACCCTCATCACCGTGAGTGTCTGCATCTTTGCCGGCTATTCCCTCTCGGCTGAAGGGCTTGTCGGTCGAAAGTTCATCATGGTGTTCTTTCTCATCACGATGTTCTTCAACGGAGGATTGATCCCGACGTATATGGTGGTGAAGGACTTAGGGATGCTGAACACGATTTGGGCGATCATCCTCCCAAATGCCATCAACGTCTGGTTCATCATCCTTGCGAGGACGTATTTCAAGTCGATTCCGAATGAGTTGAAGGAAGCGGCCCGAATCGACGGGGCTTCGGAGTTCAAGATTTTCTTGAACATCGTCTTTCCATTATCAAAGCCGATTATCTTTGTCATTGCGCTCTATGCGTTCATCGCACAATGGAATTCTTACTTCGATGCGATGATCTATCTTGAGGACCGGGATTTGTACCCGTTACAGCTCGTTCTGCGATCGATCCTCATCCAGAATGAGGTGCAGCCGGGAATGATCGCTGACCAGCAGGCGGCAGCTGAACTCCAAAGAATTTCAGAGATGATAAAGTATTCATCCATCGTATTAGCGAGCTTACCGCTGATCATTATGTATCCATTCTTCCAGAAATACTTTGAAAAAGGTGTAATGGTGGGATCTTTAAAATAA
- a CDS encoding ABC transporter permease subunit, with protein MKKNYILYLFLAPAIILTIIFKYVPMYGASIAFKDFSPIRGINGSEWVGLKHFSDFLSSPNFMDILINTLKLSSFELLIGFPIPIILALMLNQLRKAGVKKNLQLILYAPHFISVVVISGMIFLFLSPTGPINAMLSVFTDKPISFMSDPDAFRSIYIWSGVWQGAGWASIIYVAALANVDPQLHDAATVDGASLLQRIWHIDLPTLKPVMAVLFILAAGGIMAIGFEKAYLLQTSMNLPASEIISTYVYKRGLQAGDYSFATAVGLFNAVINVILLVFVNRVVKKLNEGEGLL; from the coding sequence ATGAAGAAAAACTATATTCTCTATTTGTTTCTTGCACCGGCCATCATTCTTACGATCATTTTCAAATATGTTCCCATGTACGGCGCATCCATCGCCTTTAAGGATTTCAGTCCCATCAGGGGGATCAATGGAAGTGAATGGGTGGGATTGAAGCACTTCTCGGACTTTCTATCGTCTCCGAATTTCATGGATATCCTGATCAATACGTTGAAATTAAGTTCCTTCGAGCTACTGATCGGGTTTCCGATTCCAATCATCCTTGCACTCATGCTGAATCAGCTCAGAAAAGCAGGAGTCAAGAAAAATCTACAACTCATCCTGTATGCACCCCATTTCATCTCGGTCGTCGTCATCTCGGGTATGATCTTTCTCTTCCTCTCACCTACGGGACCCATTAATGCGATGTTGTCGGTATTTACGGATAAGCCGATTTCGTTCATGTCTGATCCCGATGCCTTCAGAAGCATCTATATCTGGTCAGGGGTTTGGCAGGGCGCAGGGTGGGCATCGATCATTTATGTGGCAGCACTCGCCAATGTAGATCCCCAGCTTCACGATGCAGCAACCGTAGATGGGGCGTCCCTGCTGCAGCGTATCTGGCACATCGATCTTCCGACACTGAAGCCTGTCATGGCGGTTCTGTTCATCCTGGCTGCAGGAGGCATCATGGCGATCGGATTTGAGAAAGCCTATCTGTTACAGACGTCTATGAACCTTCCAGCCTCGGAAATCATTTCGACCTATGTATATAAGCGGGGGCTGCAGGCCGGTGACTATTCATTCGCCACGGCAGTAGGGTTGTTCAATGCCGTCATCAATGTCATCTTGTTGGTTTTCGTCAACCGTGTGGTCAAGAAATTAAACGAAGGCGAAGGCCTTTTATAG